The Candidatus Polarisedimenticolia bacterium genome contains a region encoding:
- a CDS encoding flotillin family protein, giving the protein QPGGVIEQILTQLRSRQIAVEQMETYSRQQTAAGKERELREAEARARQQQLLTESEISIQVQANQGKADLARAQQQAAQIQTLAGAEGEKIRLLGEGEAKKIRVLAEADAERAARVGVAQALAIDEQVQAYGGPQFQLAQQVMVRFAEAIEKSQVDVVPKVVMGGGKNGGGSLVENLLGVLLTEKLSAMAASGATNGAHDPAAEKIRTDLRKKLDPDTRS; this is encoded by the coding sequence CCAGCCCGGCGGCGTCATCGAGCAGATCCTGACGCAGCTGCGCAGCCGGCAGATCGCCGTCGAGCAGATGGAGACCTACTCCCGCCAGCAGACCGCGGCGGGCAAGGAGCGCGAGCTGCGCGAGGCCGAGGCGCGGGCGCGCCAGCAGCAGCTCCTCACCGAGTCGGAAATCAGCATCCAGGTTCAGGCCAACCAGGGCAAGGCCGACCTGGCCCGGGCGCAGCAGCAGGCGGCCCAGATCCAGACCCTCGCCGGCGCGGAGGGCGAGAAGATCCGCCTGCTGGGAGAGGGCGAGGCCAAGAAGATCCGGGTGCTGGCGGAGGCCGACGCCGAGCGCGCCGCCCGCGTCGGGGTCGCCCAGGCCCTGGCGATCGACGAGCAGGTGCAGGCCTATGGCGGGCCGCAGTTCCAGCTCGCTCAGCAGGTGATGGTGCGCTTCGCCGAGGCGATCGAGAAGTCGCAGGTCGACGTGGTGCCGAAGGTGGTCATGGGAGGAGGCAAGAATGGCGGCGGGTCGCTGGTGGAGAACCTGCTCGGAGTGCTGCTGACCGAGAAGCTCTCGGCCATGGCGGCGAGCGGCGCGACCAACGGCGCGCACGATCCGGCGGCGGAGAAGATCCGGACCGATCTCCGCAAGAAGCTGGATCCCGACACGCGGTCGTAG
- a CDS encoding DUF481 domain-containing protein yields the protein MRLRRLVFAIWIAFALLSLLPLDTVGAQEEQTRPARGTWANTTDFSLVVTRGNSDIQTLGLKDTLEYKTAKGRSRLRVDALRSDTSDDPYYLIEPGLTFEPGETPTGFTKKAVRPDAEPDVSRFFAEGRYEGNLPKKATWNAGASWDRNDDAGILSRTIVFAGMGHVWRDRKDLEFRTSYGLSYTDRKEEVFDPEKEEEFLGARFVVDFKDTWGASTVYDADLTSNLSLADTSDYFVDLLQGVSVALSEHLALRVSLQLTYASEPALEEVDLLLRAILIDPNGIPGDGDEFFETVETGGSEITVGEDVLRKEPLDTTFRTSLQIKF from the coding sequence GTGCGCCTGCGAAGACTGGTATTCGCGATATGGATCGCCTTTGCCCTGCTTTCTCTCCTTCCTCTTGACACGGTCGGCGCACAGGAGGAACAGACCCGGCCGGCGCGCGGCACCTGGGCCAACACCACCGACTTCTCGCTCGTCGTGACCCGCGGGAACTCCGATATCCAGACCCTCGGTCTCAAGGACACCCTTGAGTACAAGACCGCCAAAGGGCGCTCCCGGCTGCGCGTCGACGCGCTGCGGTCGGACACGAGCGATGATCCCTATTACCTGATCGAGCCGGGGCTGACCTTCGAGCCAGGGGAGACCCCCACCGGATTCACCAAGAAGGCGGTGCGGCCCGACGCGGAGCCGGACGTAAGCCGCTTCTTCGCCGAGGGGCGATACGAAGGGAACCTCCCGAAGAAGGCCACCTGGAACGCCGGCGCCAGCTGGGATCGCAACGACGATGCCGGGATTCTGAGCCGCACCATCGTCTTCGCAGGAATGGGCCACGTCTGGCGCGATCGCAAGGACCTGGAGTTCCGGACCTCCTACGGCCTGAGCTATACCGACCGCAAAGAAGAAGTCTTCGATCCGGAGAAGGAGGAGGAGTTCCTCGGCGCCCGGTTCGTGGTCGACTTCAAGGACACCTGGGGCGCCTCCACCGTCTACGATGCCGACCTCACCTCGAACCTGAGCCTGGCGGATACCTCCGACTACTTCGTCGACCTCCTGCAGGGAGTGTCGGTCGCCTTGTCCGAGCACCTGGCGCTGAGGGTCAGCCTGCAGCTCACCTACGCGAGCGAGCCGGCTCTGGAGGAGGTCGACCTCCTGCTGCGCGCCATTCTGATTGATCCGAACGGCATTCCGGGCGACGGCGACGAGTTCTTCGAGACTGTCGAAACCGGTGGCAGCGAGATCACGGTAGGCGAGGACGTTCTCCGCAAAGAGCCTCTCGATACCACCTTCCGCACTTCGCTGCAAATCAAATTCTGA